One part of the Desulfobacterales bacterium genome encodes these proteins:
- a CDS encoding type 4a pilus biogenesis protein PilO: MSQGSLDFEQIVEKVGALSKGNRIAIFCITMVAIVVGFFYLFYAPISEKITRLTSEYEKSKQELSLVTAKAAKLQGLREEKASKELQFKEAKSKLPDQQDIPELLTGITRSGQDAGLDFSLFNPKPEVPKEFYAEIPVAIAVSGSYHNVTIFFDNVSRLNRIVNINDIKVYNNKQAKADNKLTMECTAVTYKFVENMPEKKDKKKR; the protein is encoded by the coding sequence ATGAGTCAAGGGAGTTTAGATTTTGAGCAAATAGTGGAGAAGGTTGGAGCTCTTTCAAAAGGAAATCGGATCGCGATATTTTGTATAACGATGGTGGCTATTGTGGTGGGTTTTTTCTATTTATTCTACGCTCCTATTTCAGAAAAAATTACGAGATTGACATCGGAATATGAAAAATCGAAACAGGAATTATCTTTAGTTACGGCAAAAGCAGCAAAACTTCAAGGACTTAGAGAAGAGAAGGCATCAAAAGAATTACAATTTAAAGAGGCTAAAAGTAAGCTTCCTGACCAGCAGGATATTCCTGAATTATTAACAGGCATTACTCGTTCTGGACAAGATGCTGGTTTAGATTTTTCCCTATTTAACCCAAAACCAGAAGTTCCAAAGGAGTTTTATGCAGAAATTCCAGTAGCGATTGCGGTTAGTGGTTCTTATCATAATGTCACTATTTTTTTTGATAATGTTTCACGTTTAAACCGAATAGTAAACATAAATGATATTAAAGTATATAATAATAAACAGGCTAAGGCAGATAATAAATTAACTATGGAATGCACTGCTGTAACATATAAATTTGTTGAAAATATGCCTGAAAAAAAAGATAAGAAAAAAAGATAA
- a CDS encoding PilN domain-containing protein, whose translation MIRINLLPFRQTRKKENIRRQISIFVLSIILVCCLMSGVYYYLANQVSELEMKKQNVTVQLEAKKREAKEAGEIEEFLKALNKKLEVIDTLERNRKEPVKLFALMTETVIAKRMWFTNLELKGKNVTIDGYAMDNKTVADFMKRLEQTKIFVGVDLKSLVNEKLPEVESIKKFKVACVKIN comes from the coding sequence ATGATAAGAATTAATCTTTTACCTTTTAGACAAACCCGAAAAAAAGAAAATATAAGAAGGCAAATATCTATATTCGTTTTGTCAATTATTTTAGTTTGCTGTTTAATGAGTGGCGTCTATTATTATTTGGCTAATCAAGTATCTGAACTTGAAATGAAGAAGCAAAATGTTACTGTCCAGTTAGAAGCAAAGAAAAGAGAAGCGAAGGAAGCTGGAGAAATTGAAGAATTTTTAAAAGCATTAAATAAAAAGTTAGAAGTAATTGATACATTAGAGAGAAATCGAAAAGAACCCGTAAAACTTTTTGCTCTAATGACTGAAACTGTAATTGCAAAAAGAATGTGGTTTACTAATTTAGAACTAAAAGGAAAAAATGTAACCATTGATGGATATGCAATGGACAATAAAACAGTCGCAGATTTTATGAAACGGCTTGAGCAAACAAAGATATTTGTTGGAGTAGATTTAAAGAGTCTTGTAAATGAAAAGCTTCCTGAGGTTGAATCTATTAAAAAATTTAAGGTAGCGTGCGTAAAAATTAATTAA
- the pilM gene encoding type IV pilus assembly protein PilM, with translation MILGKKNQIAGLDIGSRIIKVAEASETSKGFILKKFGTLDVPHGAIDESGIKNVEVVANSIRQLFKNTGIKISNVAVAIGGYSVIVKTITVQTMTEEQLHNTIHIEAEQYIPFDMSDVNLDFQIVSEAGQAQGQMKVLLVAAKKEIVSTYIKVVEKAGLTPMIVDVDAFALQNVYEHNYDTVDGKNEHIALIDIGASKTSLNILWNKNSVFMRDVPLGCSQIDERIMSEAKCSFDEAEAIKLGRQKGKLVGNRVKEIVTDVVSDWCTEIRRALEFYYSSYPEHRIKEVVLSGGGGNIKEFRDLLKDQTGTEVKLINPFQKIAIDEGRLDGAGIRRVASQAAICLGLATRRVDDK, from the coding sequence ATGATTCTTGGTAAAAAAAATCAAATAGCGGGATTAGATATTGGCTCAAGGATAATAAAAGTAGCAGAAGCTTCAGAAACTTCGAAAGGATTTATCCTAAAGAAATTTGGAACGCTTGATGTACCACATGGAGCGATTGACGAAAGCGGAATAAAAAATGTAGAAGTTGTTGCAAATAGTATTCGGCAGTTATTTAAAAACACAGGGATAAAGATATCCAATGTTGCTGTCGCAATTGGTGGTTATTCAGTTATTGTTAAAACTATTACCGTTCAGACAATGACAGAAGAACAACTCCATAATACTATTCATATAGAAGCGGAACAATATATTCCATTTGACATGAGCGACGTTAATCTTGATTTCCAAATAGTAAGTGAGGCTGGACAAGCTCAAGGACAAATGAAAGTTCTTTTGGTTGCAGCAAAAAAAGAAATTGTTAGCACTTATATAAAAGTAGTTGAAAAAGCAGGATTAACTCCAATGATAGTTGATGTTGATGCGTTTGCGCTTCAAAATGTTTATGAGCATAATTATGATACTGTTGACGGTAAAAATGAACATATTGCATTGATTGATATTGGAGCTAGTAAAACATCACTAAATATTCTTTGGAATAAGAATTCTGTATTTATGAGAGATGTTCCATTAGGCTGTTCTCAAATTGATGAAAGAATAATGTCTGAAGCGAAGTGTTCTTTTGATGAAGCGGAAGCTATAAAGCTGGGTAGGCAGAAAGGTAAGTTGGTTGGAAATAGAGTGAAGGAAATCGTTACGGACGTAGTTTCAGACTGGTGTACTGAGATAAGGAGAGCATTAGAATTTTATTACTCGAGCTATCCAGAGCATAGAATAAAAGAAGTTGTTTTAAGTGGCGGGGGAGGGAATATTAAAGAGTTTAGAGACCTTTTGAAAGATCAAACAGGAACAGAAGTTAAGCTTATAAATCCTTTTCAAAAAATTGCAATAGATGAAGGGCGCTTAGATGGTGCTGGCATAAGAAGAGTGGCATCTCAAGCTGCAATTTGTCTTGGTTTAGCAACAAGAAGAGTGGACGACAAATGA